Proteins encoded together in one Polaribacter reichenbachii window:
- a CDS encoding AAA family ATPase produces the protein MEHNSTFPIKQNELDVLRDEATDYIKSVQWEQGNKAKSREKDAKDDSILLYLSRANNGSNVEITSVSKTILALKKRLLPDSIAIPVHLNQTLFTVQEGLTLGIWIKDSYYDASGLSSLNERKSALNSPQKREFESKLQTATAFQLFATAYKILHDLKPVASDDLSVMKQKFAGIPEVSFLSPLKGIACTLFYFDKYLGHPEIIKSDKDVIDFTVVYFEALIDEIQLRKSSLEYTETIVDRTYKLENSDFAVSGWENVFQGTAKSVEFNKIQFEQIVGNKDAKHFARRLTERMLSYDFEAQKNPFQELGGFMPVFMGYGIPGTGKSMLIAAIATRLKEHCDNLDIPFLFHPMPDTLISTFQGGSAEKMVEWMKPMQDPTKIIFAPIDDAENNLQERTAQGVSAGVKEVIGVFLRYTEGAYAVNYGNSSVGLFTNLPEMLDKAVISRIQGRFKIDGARTEHDFLDQDYIWWKKFEKTMPDFVNMQNPKNYDFLKDQGLTKSMGEILNAIEKPSEARVLEAYDIATQKHKTNEHSFFASLYKEIQKIFPFFSSRDVRNIQSAISLRLTDFDLEQDWFENPEMYFKKDYETKFNMLQELMKANMKGLDFSEIRRQEVVRYLDNVATIADTDFKRKVDARVNQLNIDLEAREQFEKRK, from the coding sequence ATGGAACACAATTCAACTTTTCCTATAAAACAAAATGAATTAGATGTACTTCGTGATGAAGCTACAGATTATATAAAATCCGTTCAATGGGAGCAAGGTAATAAAGCAAAAAGTAGAGAAAAAGATGCTAAAGACGATTCTATTTTGCTGTATTTATCAAGAGCAAATAATGGAAGCAATGTAGAAATCACATCAGTTTCTAAAACAATTTTAGCATTAAAAAAACGATTATTACCAGATTCAATTGCAATTCCTGTACATTTAAATCAGACTTTATTTACTGTGCAAGAAGGCTTAACTTTAGGAATTTGGATTAAAGATTCTTATTATGATGCGTCAGGTTTATCCTCTTTAAATGAGCGTAAATCTGCATTAAATTCACCCCAAAAAAGAGAGTTTGAAAGTAAATTACAAACAGCAACTGCATTTCAATTATTTGCAACAGCGTATAAAATTTTACACGATTTAAAACCAGTGGCTTCAGATGATTTATCTGTAATGAAACAAAAGTTTGCAGGTATTCCAGAAGTTTCTTTTTTATCACCTTTAAAAGGAATTGCGTGTACATTATTTTATTTTGATAAATATCTTGGGCATCCAGAAATCATAAAATCAGATAAAGATGTTATCGATTTTACAGTGGTATATTTTGAGGCTTTAATTGATGAAATTCAGTTGCGTAAAAGTAGTTTAGAATATACAGAAACAATTGTTGATAGAACCTACAAATTAGAGAATTCAGACTTTGCAGTTTCTGGTTGGGAAAATGTTTTTCAAGGAACAGCAAAAAGTGTCGAGTTTAATAAAATTCAGTTTGAGCAAATTGTAGGGAATAAAGATGCCAAACATTTTGCACGTAGATTAACAGAAAGAATGTTGAGTTACGATTTTGAAGCACAGAAAAACCCGTTTCAAGAATTAGGTGGATTTATGCCAGTTTTTATGGGATATGGAATTCCAGGAACAGGAAAATCGATGTTAATTGCAGCCATTGCAACTCGCTTAAAAGAACATTGTGACAATTTGGATATTCCGTTTTTATTTCATCCAATGCCAGATACGTTAATTTCTACGTTTCAAGGTGGTTCTGCAGAAAAAATGGTAGAATGGATGAAGCCAATGCAAGACCCAACAAAAATTATTTTTGCACCAATTGATGATGCCGAAAACAATTTACAAGAAAGAACTGCACAAGGAGTTTCTGCTGGAGTTAAAGAAGTGATTGGTGTTTTCTTACGTTACACAGAAGGCGCTTACGCCGTAAATTATGGAAATTCTTCTGTAGGTTTATTTACAAACTTACCAGAAATGTTGGACAAGGCTGTAATTTCTAGAATTCAAGGTAGATTTAAGATTGATGGAGCAAGAACTGAGCACGATTTTCTAGATCAAGATTATATCTGGTGGAAGAAATTTGAAAAAACAATGCCAGATTTTGTGAATATGCAAAACCCAAAAAACTACGATTTTTTAAAAGATCAAGGTTTAACAAAAAGTATGGGCGAAATTCTAAATGCCATAGAAAAACCATCAGAAGCAAGAGTTTTAGAAGCTTATGATATTGCAACACAGAAACACAAAACCAACGAACATTCGTTTTTTGCAAGTTTGTACAAAGAAATTCAAAAGATATTTCCTTTCTTTTCATCAAGAGATGTTAGAAATATTCAGAGTGCAATTTCATTGCGATTAACAGATTTTGATTTAGAGCAAGATTGGTTTGAAAATCCTGAAATGTATTTCAAGAAAGATTATGAAACCAAGTTTAATATGTTGCAAGAATTGATGAAAGCCAATATGAAAGGTTTAGATTTTTCTGAAATTAGAAGACAAGAAGTGGTACGTTATTTAGACAATGTTGCAACTATTGCAGATACCGATTTTAAACGTAAAGTTGATGCAAGAGTAAATCAATTAAATATAGATTTAGAAGCGAGAGAGCAATTTGAAAAAAGAAAGTAA
- a CDS encoding T9SS type B sorting domain-containing protein, giving the protein MKKLLLFFIFIFTINAFSQKEANFWYFGQNAGLDFSTSPPTALTDGQINTDEGCSSFSSPSGELLFYSDGISVYTKEHRLMTYSNGTSANNLKGNPSSTQSGMIIPKPGSTTIYYLFTVGTDYVGNANNPNPGFNFYTIDMSKNRGLGEITRGPTDLAINPDTNINMSNNWSEKVAAVKGADCNVYWVVSFAVDTFYSYKVTDAGVDINNIITSKVNFTASDKRGYLQVSPNGKKIAFADYNASGNSITGSLVLFDFDNATGKVDQFSSETLITRFSGESPYGVSFSPQSNKLYASSYNGSFSVFQFDLESSNIAASKKTIANRNGFRGSLQLAPDGKIYASIPDSFFLDVIENPDEDADKIIYTENAIHLNGRLTAQGLPPFISSLLLPIEILDADTNISINNTDAQFCIGQDKTIISEDIAGTGATYSWTFNDGINPPTDITPTTNPGSLVLTNIQPSNAGEYTLKIELTDDCGVVTQYNGTFNVEVFETAAANKPNDIYFCDTDRNGFNKFDFQADLNSEILGGLDPTIFDVLYFNTLDDANTGNNPLPNPYSNPTAFSSETIYVRVQNTNAIDACFAITDFILAVTDYPSPTQPEPYRICDNTESSSDTDGIINTFLLNTRDAEILGSLNSAQYNISYHTTQIGAENNDITTIVDKDSNYSVTNSKTLYIRVENKDNIGCYDANTSLELIVDALPNTNLEVDLLQCDDDLDRVSTINLTEAEISISINYQNETFKYFATEADAISGSPEVADKLRYPVNQTGEAWVRIISDQNCYRISKINLSVEASADVAYYKEFPAVCDDFLQKDGTDGALNDDTDGITNFDFSVANTEILAFFPPALQPDLEVSYYETTADRTAVINAIADISNYRNINYPSNITRQTIYFKITNKNNNNCSGIGELYLKTNLVPTAATAPDLELCDDVLDGDTANGIVQYFDLESQTTAILNGQNAADFTVTYHDSETDANAGINELISPFENTVRDSQPIYVRVTNNTTGCFTDHTSFNVIVNPVPIANFVNDLEVCDDNSDGSARNGFSQSIDLESQTAGILGTQDPNIHIVTYHRSLADAQSGNLPLVSPYTNNTIDRETIYVRILNTNSMCVNGISNFDVIVNPEPTFEQPTNLAYCDDELDGDDANGIVQNIDLDSKITEILGASQSPNDFWVTFHKSQADATSGNDPVVSPYQNTNTTETFYVRIQNKQTLCVNDDATFDVIVNPLPDFMVTTPQILCLNDLPLNIAVESPRDVYTYIWKDENGNTLNATSVDNIDVTTAGKYTVTATTTNGTFCERTETIEVNASNIATLENSFITIIDESNNISSEDNLSIYIDVINNDLGPGDYQFAIINTTENNERTPMIGFQDDPLFENLEGGIYTIIVNDKNGCSPDTTLEVSVIQFPKYFTPNADGYNDTWVVKGANKTFYPNASINIFNRYGKLVAQEPIDSQGWNGMYQGKLLPSDDYWYNITLVPPENSGRPIINKKGNFSLMRK; this is encoded by the coding sequence ATGAAGAAATTATTACTTTTTTTTATATTTATTTTTACGATTAATGCATTCTCTCAAAAAGAAGCTAACTTTTGGTATTTTGGTCAAAATGCCGGTTTAGATTTTAGTACAAGTCCGCCAACAGCACTTACAGATGGCCAAATAAACACAGATGAAGGCTGTTCTTCTTTCTCTTCTCCTAGTGGTGAATTGCTATTCTATTCTGATGGTATTAGTGTTTATACGAAAGAGCATCGTTTAATGACCTATTCTAATGGTACATCAGCAAACAATTTAAAAGGAAATCCTTCTAGTACACAATCTGGTATGATTATACCTAAACCTGGCTCTACCACAATTTATTATTTATTTACTGTTGGTACAGATTATGTAGGTAATGCTAACAACCCAAATCCTGGTTTTAATTTTTATACTATAGATATGTCTAAAAATAGAGGTTTAGGAGAAATAACTAGAGGTCCAACTGATTTAGCCATTAACCCAGATACCAATATTAATATGAGTAATAATTGGTCTGAAAAAGTAGCTGCAGTTAAGGGTGCTGATTGTAACGTTTATTGGGTAGTTTCTTTTGCAGTAGATACTTTTTATAGTTATAAGGTTACGGATGCAGGTGTAGATATAAACAATATAATAACAAGTAAAGTTAACTTTACTGCATCAGATAAAAGAGGATATTTACAAGTATCTCCAAATGGAAAAAAAATTGCATTTGCAGATTATAATGCATCTGGTAATAGTATTACTGGTAGCTTAGTTTTATTTGATTTTGATAATGCTACTGGTAAAGTAGATCAGTTTTCGTCAGAAACATTAATTACACGATTTTCAGGAGAATCACCTTATGGTGTTTCTTTTTCACCACAGTCTAACAAGCTATATGCTTCTAGTTATAATGGCAGTTTTTCTGTTTTTCAATTTGATTTAGAGAGCAGTAATATTGCTGCAAGTAAAAAGACAATTGCCAATAGAAATGGATTTAGAGGTTCTCTACAATTAGCGCCTGATGGAAAAATATATGCATCTATTCCTGATTCATTTTTTCTAGATGTTATAGAAAATCCAGATGAAGACGCAGATAAAATAATTTACACCGAAAATGCAATACATTTAAATGGTAGACTTACTGCTCAAGGTTTACCTCCTTTTATATCATCATTATTATTACCAATCGAAATTTTAGATGCTGATACTAATATTTCTATTAATAATACAGATGCACAATTTTGTATTGGTCAAGATAAAACCATTATTTCTGAAGATATTGCTGGAACTGGAGCTACCTATAGTTGGACGTTTAACGATGGTATTAATCCGCCTACGGATATTACACCTACAACTAATCCTGGAAGTTTAGTATTAACCAACATTCAACCTTCTAATGCAGGTGAGTATACTTTAAAAATAGAATTAACAGATGATTGTGGTGTAGTTACTCAATATAATGGAACTTTTAATGTAGAAGTTTTTGAAACTGCAGCTGCAAACAAACCTAATGATATTTATTTTTGTGATACTGATAGAAATGGTTTTAATAAGTTTGATTTTCAAGCGGATTTAAACTCAGAAATTTTAGGTGGTTTAGACCCTACTATTTTTGATGTTTTATACTTTAACACCTTAGACGATGCCAATACTGGTAATAATCCTTTACCAAATCCTTACAGTAATCCTACTGCGTTTTCTTCTGAAACTATTTATGTTAGAGTTCAAAATACTAATGCTATAGATGCTTGTTTTGCAATTACTGATTTTATTTTAGCAGTAACAGATTACCCATCACCAACACAACCAGAACCTTATCGAATTTGTGATAATACAGAAAGCTCTAGTGACACTGATGGAATTATAAATACCTTTTTATTAAACACTAGAGATGCTGAAATTTTAGGTTCTTTAAACAGTGCTCAATACAATATAAGTTATCATACAACTCAAATTGGAGCAGAAAATAATGATATTACAACTATTGTTGATAAAGACTCAAATTATTCAGTTACTAACTCAAAAACTCTATATATTAGAGTAGAAAATAAAGACAATATTGGTTGTTATGATGCCAATACAAGCTTAGAATTAATTGTAGATGCATTACCAAATACTAACCTAGAAGTAGATTTATTACAATGTGATGATGATTTAGATAGAGTTTCTACAATAAATCTAACTGAAGCTGAGATTAGTATTTCTATCAATTATCAAAATGAAACTTTTAAATATTTTGCAACTGAAGCAGATGCAATTTCAGGATCTCCTGAAGTTGCAGATAAACTACGTTATCCTGTAAACCAAACTGGTGAGGCTTGGGTTAGAATAATTTCTGATCAAAATTGTTATCGTATTTCTAAAATAAATCTATCTGTAGAAGCTTCTGCAGATGTTGCTTACTATAAAGAGTTTCCTGCTGTTTGTGATGATTTTTTACAAAAAGATGGAACAGATGGTGCTTTAAACGATGATACTGATGGAATTACTAATTTTGATTTTAGTGTTGCTAATACAGAAATATTAGCATTTTTCCCACCTGCATTACAACCTGATTTAGAGGTCTCATATTACGAAACAACAGCAGACAGAACAGCTGTAATAAATGCTATTGCTGATATTTCTAATTATAGAAACATCAACTACCCTTCTAATATTACAAGACAAACAATCTATTTTAAGATAACTAACAAAAACAATAATAACTGTTCAGGTATAGGAGAGTTATACCTAAAAACAAATTTAGTACCTACTGCAGCTACAGCACCAGATTTAGAATTATGTGATGACGTTTTAGATGGTGATACTGCAAACGGAATTGTACAATATTTTGATTTAGAATCACAAACTACAGCCATTTTAAACGGTCAAAATGCTGCGGATTTTACTGTAACCTATCACGATTCTGAAACTGATGCCAATGCAGGAATTAACGAACTTATTTCTCCTTTTGAGAACACAGTTCGTGATTCTCAACCAATTTATGTGCGTGTTACAAATAATACAACTGGTTGTTTTACAGATCACACTTCTTTTAATGTAATTGTAAATCCTGTGCCAATTGCCAATTTTGTGAATGATTTAGAAGTTTGTGATGACAATTCTGATGGTTCTGCAAGAAATGGTTTTTCGCAATCTATTGATTTAGAATCGCAAACTGCTGGTATTTTAGGTACTCAAGATCCAAATATTCACATTGTAACGTATCATCGTTCTTTGGCTGATGCTCAATCTGGAAATCTGCCTTTAGTTTCCCCATACACAAATAATACTATCGATAGAGAAACCATTTATGTTCGTATTTTAAACACAAATTCGATGTGTGTTAACGGAATTTCTAATTTTGATGTAATTGTAAATCCAGAACCAACCTTTGAGCAACCCACAAACTTAGCCTATTGTGATGACGAATTAGATGGTGATGATGCCAATGGAATAGTACAAAACATCGATTTAGATAGTAAAATAACAGAAATTTTAGGCGCTTCTCAAAGTCCGAATGATTTTTGGGTTACCTTTCATAAATCGCAAGCGGATGCTACTTCTGGTAATGATCCTGTGGTTTCTCCTTATCAAAATACAAATACAACAGAAACTTTTTATGTTCGTATTCAAAACAAACAAACACTTTGTGTAAATGATGATGCTACTTTTGATGTAATTGTGAATCCTCTACCAGATTTTATGGTAACTACTCCACAAATTTTATGTTTAAATGATTTACCATTAAATATAGCAGTAGAAAGTCCTAGAGATGTTTACACTTATATTTGGAAAGATGAAAATGGAAACACTTTAAACGCTACTTCTGTAGATAATATTGATGTAACAACTGCTGGTAAATACACAGTTACTGCAACTACAACCAATGGAACTTTTTGTGAAAGAACAGAAACCATTGAAGTAAACGCATCTAACATTGCTACTTTAGAAAACAGTTTTATAACAATTATTGATGAATCTAACAACATTAGTAGTGAAGATAATTTATCGATTTATATTGATGTTATCAATAACGATTTAGGTCCTGGAGATTATCAATTTGCAATAATAAACACAACAGAAAACAACGAAAGAACACCAATGATTGGCTTTCAAGATGATCCTCTTTTCGAGAATTTAGAAGGCGGAATTTACACCATCATTGTAAATGATAAAAATGGTTGTTCTCCTGATACAACTTTAGAAGTTTCTGTAATTCAGTTTCCTAAATATTTTACACCAAATGCAGACGGTTATAATGATACTTGGGTAGTAAAAGGGGCAAATAAAACATTTTATCCGAATGCGAGTATCAATATTTTTAATAGATATGGTAAATTAGTGGCACAAGAACCAATAGACAGCCAAGGTTGGAATGGTATGTACCAAGGTAAACTATTACCATCTGATGATTATTGGTACAATATTACACTTGTACCGCCTGAAAATTCAGGCAGACCAATTATTAATAAAAAAGGAAATTTCTCTCTAATGAGAAAATAA
- a CDS encoding microtubule-binding protein — protein sequence MSDDFDLLETNSAEKTEKVDVNWGKAVDTMKSKLAQEDDPQQRQKILNATLDDVVHMAEKDRTTLLDAIKDLTDYQDEVGIMFEKFSALNPTEQKVIDDAQKELERARIELEDAQNKPDTWWNNLWGRKSKIKKEEVEFAAAEKIRAGADNKAKAMFQQRIESADIQTLLSELSYKSQAAVSRLKNREVEIREVEEKLKTAIVEASKNHTKALEKKKEIEGKLEEQYALLKQSRQELDEIADKQSTEYSEAIGKVTTLEQKVEELEGLKNAYTTLAASKDSFVHKHNLTIKVLTSLRSNLQTHRAKLKSDTEERLKYYDGYVVALKARTDQEFAAILEQLGVKTDEHIGATLASMHSASARARQEMMDNIPVHEKVMKGVYSTYAEALQEIREKDGDIQKNFADRYGIDMKEIFEDYYKADKETPTLEDNPTPEAPKKEVSDDDMLS from the coding sequence ATGTCTGATGATTTTGATTTATTAGAAACTAATTCTGCTGAAAAAACTGAAAAGGTAGATGTAAATTGGGGTAAAGCTGTAGATACTATGAAATCTAAGTTAGCACAAGAAGATGACCCTCAACAACGTCAAAAAATTCTAAATGCTACTTTAGATGATGTTGTACATATGGCAGAAAAAGATAGAACTACACTTTTAGATGCTATTAAAGATTTAACAGACTATCAAGATGAAGTTGGTATTATGTTCGAAAAATTTTCTGCTTTAAATCCAACAGAACAAAAAGTTATAGACGATGCTCAAAAAGAATTAGAAAGAGCAAGAATTGAATTAGAAGACGCACAAAATAAACCAGATACTTGGTGGAATAACCTCTGGGGTAGAAAATCGAAGATTAAAAAAGAAGAAGTTGAGTTTGCAGCAGCAGAAAAAATTAGAGCAGGAGCTGATAATAAAGCAAAAGCAATGTTTCAGCAACGTATAGAAAGTGCAGATATTCAAACTTTATTAAGTGAGCTTTCTTATAAATCTCAAGCAGCAGTTAGTCGTTTAAAAAACAGAGAAGTAGAAATTAGGGAAGTAGAAGAAAAGTTAAAAACAGCTATTGTAGAAGCTTCTAAAAACCATACCAAAGCTTTAGAAAAGAAGAAAGAAATAGAAGGTAAGTTAGAAGAACAATATGCTTTATTAAAACAATCTCGTCAAGAATTAGATGAAATTGCAGACAAGCAATCTACAGAATATTCAGAAGCAATTGGTAAAGTAACCACTTTAGAGCAAAAAGTAGAAGAGCTAGAAGGGCTTAAAAATGCCTACACAACTTTAGCTGCGTCAAAAGATAGTTTTGTGCATAAACACAATTTAACAATTAAAGTTTTGACGTCTTTACGCTCTAATTTACAGACACATAGAGCAAAATTAAAGTCGGATACTGAAGAGCGATTAAAGTATTATGATGGTTATGTAGTTGCCTTAAAAGCAAGAACAGATCAAGAATTTGCAGCTATTTTAGAGCAATTAGGTGTAAAAACTGATGAGCACATAGGTGCAACTTTAGCGTCAATGCATTCTGCAAGTGCTAGAGCTCGTCAAGAAATGATGGACAATATACCTGTTCACGAAAAAGTGATGAAAGGTGTGTATAGCACATATGCAGAAGCGTTACAAGAAATTAGAGAAAAAGACGGAGATATTCAAAAGAACTTTGCTGACAGATATGGAATTGATATGAAAGAGATTTTCGAAGATTATTACAAAGCAGATAAAGAAACTCCAACTTTAGAAGATAATCCTACACCAGAAGCTCCAAAAAAAGAAGTTTCTGATGATGATATGTTAAGCTAA